The sequence below is a genomic window from Halomonas halophila.
CAGCCGTCTTCCAACTTTTTGAATCGAAAAGAGTTGACGACAGCGGGCCATTACGGTTTAATACGCACCGTTGGCGAGGGCCAGATAGCTCAGTCGGTAGAGCAGGGGATTGAAAATCCCCGTGTCGGCGGTTCGATTCCGTCTCTGGCCACCACGTTGGGGTATAGCCAAGCGGTAAGGCACCGGTTTTTGGTATCGGCATGCGCAGGTTCGAATCCTGCTACTCCAGCCACGCCAACATAAGTTTTCGAGAAGCCGTGAACGAAGGTTCACGGTTTTTCTCGCTCAGGGAGGATCTTTCCTCCTCGCATGGGTTGCAGGCGCCGTTGCCGGCATAGCTCAGTTGGTAGAGCAACTGACTTGTAATCAGTAGGTCCCGGGTTCGACTCCTGGTGCCGGCACCATTTAAAGTGCTTTGCGATCAACGCGTTAGAGCGACATCTAAACCGCCCTTGAAGGCGGTTTTTTTGTGCGTGTCAACAAAGTGTCAACGCCTCCCTTCCTCGAAGCAAAAAAAGCCCCTCGGGACATGAGAGGCTGAAAGCCGTACCAAGCGGGGGAATGCTTTGACGGCAAGAAAAAATAAATGAAATAAAGTTTCAAATAAAGCAAATTATTGTTAGTTAACAAATGCTTACCTTGGCTCCGTTTCCTCGTGAAGCTTGGCGATCGCTCGAGACGAGCGACAACCTCGAGGGGGCGGGAGCGAAGTGGCCGTAGCGCAGGGGGGGGCATGGATATCGAGGGGGCCGGCGCTCTCCTTCCGGCAAAAAAAAGACCCGCCGGAGAGGGCGGGTCAGACGGCTTGCGAGCAGGGACATTCGTTAAGCCTGCTCATCATACCCAACGGAGGCATTCTCCATGCTGGAGTATGCGCCCTCATTCAGGGGGTGTTTGCACTCAAGTTGTTGATACGCCTGCCGAAGCAAAAAAAGCCCGCCAAACGGCGAGCCGGAATCTCGGATTTTCCCAAAGCCAGATCCATATCACGTGTCACCTCGTGATAGAGCCATTCTAACTTCGGATTCTTGCACTTGGATGACGTCGGACCTGGGGTGTCCGGCTTCGGACAAAAAAAGCCCGCCGGGGCTGGCGGGCAAAGGGACTTACAGGACAGGGAACTCGGTAAGTGTGCTAACTGTACCGCTCCGACTCCGCGGCGCCCATCCAAGAATCTGCATGGCTCCGTTAGCGTGGGTCTATCGCCGCACCACCGCTCTGGCAAGCAGTGACTCGTTGGATGGCGAGCCAACGTGCCGGGGGAGTCCCGGCGCCTAGACACGATTCCCGTGATGAGCCTCTCGAGGCAGGCGCGTGTCTTCATCCCGCGAGGACAGGGGCGCGTCTAGAGGCAGCTGATCCGGTCGCGGCCATTGCGCTTGGCGGTGTACAGGGCGGTGTCGGCACGCTTGAACAGCTGCGCATGGGTTTCCCCCCTGTGATGCTCGCTGACGCCGCCGCTGACGGTGACCTGGAGTGACTGACCGTCCTCCAGGGTGAGGCGGCCGGCGTCCACATGTTCGCGCACCCGCTCCAGGACGGCGACGGCCCCCGGGGTGCGGGTACCACGCAGTACCACCACGAATTCCTCGCCGCCGGTGCGTGCCACCAGGTCGTCCTCGCGCAGGCTCTCGGCGACCCGTCCGCTCAGCCACTGGAGCACGGTGTCGCCGGCGTCGTGGCCATGCAAGTCGTTGATCCGCTTGAAGTGGTCGATGTCGATCACGGCGAGGGAGAAAGGCTCGTCACGGGCCTCGTGGGCATCGATCAACGCTTCGACGTGCTGGTCCAGATAGGCGCGGTTGGGCAGGCCGGTCAGGTAGTCGCGCAGTGCCTTGTTGGCCATGCGGTCGAGCTCCTGGCGGACCTGCTCGATCTCCGCCTCGTCGGTGATCACGCGCTCCACCGCGTCGGCGATCAGCCGCACCAGCTCGATCTCCATCTGGTCGAAGGGTTCCTGGCGCGGCTGGGCGCTGGAGAAGTTGAGCGTGCCCCAGACCTCGCCGTTGAGGCGCAGCGGCGTACCGATGTAGGTCTCCAGCCCGAAGGTCTGGTAGCAGGGATGGCCACTGATGCGCGTGTCCTGGCCGGCCGCATTGGTGTGGAAGACGTCCTCGGTATCGAGCATCACGCGGCAGTAAGTATCGCCCAGGGCAAAGGTGTCGCCCGGCGAGAGGTCCGCCACGTCGGAGGCGGCCCACTTGAGGATGTACTGCTCGTCGATGATGCGGCTGACCAGGCCGATATCCAGAGACAGATAGGCGAGCGCGTCGCGCAGCAGTTGATCGACGATCTTGTCGGGGCCGATGTCGGTGCGGTTCGTGCTGCTGTGCACGTCGCGCAGCAGCTGGATCATGGCGCGGTACTCGGAGATGTCCTGGATGATCGCGTACAGGCCGACCACCTCGCCCTCCAGGAAATCGGGCGTGTAGTGCACCTTGAAGTAGCAGGTGCGGCCATCCGCGAGGGTCAGGCGATCCTCATAGGTGATCTCCTCGCCCGCCAGCGCTCGCTGCAGGCGCGGCTGGATGCGCTCGAAGGAGGCGGGCGTCATCACCGTGGCGACCGGCCTGCCGTACAGCGACTCGCGATCGATGCCGATGAAGTCCACATAGGCCTGGTTGTTGAAGCGGAAGCAGAACTCACGATCGACGTAGGCCACCATGATGGGCAGCTGATCGGCGAGCCGTCCGATGATGCCCTGGTCGACTTTCATGGTCGTGGTGAGCTTGATGACGAAGCTGCCATCGGCGAGGCCATAGTAGCTGCCGGCGCCGTCCTCGAACCCCCAGGTCTCGCCGGGGCGAATCTCCTGGCGCGCCAGGCTTTCGGCCACGGCGCCACCGAGCCGGGCGCGTATGTCCTTGAGCTCGGGCAGGGCCATGCCGATAAGCGCCGCCGGTTCCCGGTCCAGCAGCATCCGGGTATCGCCCAGGGCGTCGATGATGCGCTGGTCGCGCGAGACATGCAGGTAGGCGGATTGCGAGAGGCTGAGCACCTCCTCCCACCAGGCAGGTTGGTTGGCCACGCTGGATCACCCTTGTGGAGCTTTTGTCGACGATGTTCTTACTCTGCCTCTGTCGCACGCGCGGGTCTATGAGCGATTTTGCGAATATTGATCGTGGGCCGTCATCGAGTCTGTGGTGGTGCGATTCGTTGCTCGATGCCCCTATCCCGAGACGAAAAAAAGCCCGCCCCGGAGGGGCGGGCCAACCTCGCATCTGGTGTGATGCTCGCTCTGCCTGATCACGAGCACGCCTCGTGATGGTTCCATCCTGGCCCCGTTGTCTTGCAATGAGATGACAGGGCTGGGCGGGCCCCGATGATATCGCGCACAAAAAAGACCCGCCGGGACTGGGCGGGTCATGTAAGGCTTACCAAGCGGGGAACTCGAGTAAGCCAAGCTATCATCCCATGTTGCTTATATGACTAATGTTTAAAAATGCCAACATTCTTGCCCGCTTTTTATTGCTCAAGCGTTCAGCGATGCCGCCGGCAGGCCGACCCGACCCGACCCGACCCGACCCGACCCGAGCCGGCATCGGCAACGAGCCCTTGAAATGCCGCCAGGGCGTCGCCAGTGTACGGCCCTGGGGCCGCCATGGCCCCGGCCGTGCGGCTGACCGCCGTCGGTAGCGAGATCGAATCTGAACCCCATTCCGACTGCAAAGGAGGTAGTGGATGTCAGTGCAGACATCGTCCGACCGACCGCATCATCAGGCGACTCCGTTCGATATCGTCGATTCCCCGGATCCCCAGAGCCGGGTGCGCAGCGCCCCACGCCCCGGCGAGGACCCGTATCCCACCCGGCTGTCCGAGCCCCTCGACCTGCCGTGGCTGAGTCGCCACGAGCCGGTGGTGAAGGGTCATGACGGCGAGGGCCCGCTCTCCGCGGCGCAGCTCGACGCGTTCGAGCGCCAGGGCTTCCTGTTCGAGCCCGATTTCCTCACGGGCGACGAGCTCGACGAGCTGCGTCGGGAGCTCAAGGTGCTGCTCGAGAACGACGCCTATCGCGGCCGCGATTTCAGCATCACCGAGCCCCGGGGCAATGAGATCCGCTCGCTGTTCGCCGTGCACTTCCTGTCGAAGGTCTTCGGCCGCCTGAC
It includes:
- a CDS encoding sensor domain-containing diguanylate cyclase translates to MANQPAWWEEVLSLSQSAYLHVSRDQRIIDALGDTRMLLDREPAALIGMALPELKDIRARLGGAVAESLARQEIRPGETWGFEDGAGSYYGLADGSFVIKLTTTMKVDQGIIGRLADQLPIMVAYVDREFCFRFNNQAYVDFIGIDRESLYGRPVATVMTPASFERIQPRLQRALAGEEITYEDRLTLADGRTCYFKVHYTPDFLEGEVVGLYAIIQDISEYRAMIQLLRDVHSSTNRTDIGPDKIVDQLLRDALAYLSLDIGLVSRIIDEQYILKWAASDVADLSPGDTFALGDTYCRVMLDTEDVFHTNAAGQDTRISGHPCYQTFGLETYIGTPLRLNGEVWGTLNFSSAQPRQEPFDQMEIELVRLIADAVERVITDEAEIEQVRQELDRMANKALRDYLTGLPNRAYLDQHVEALIDAHEARDEPFSLAVIDIDHFKRINDLHGHDAGDTVLQWLSGRVAESLREDDLVARTGGEEFVVVLRGTRTPGAVAVLERVREHVDAGRLTLEDGQSLQVTVSGGVSEHHRGETHAQLFKRADTALYTAKRNGRDRISCL